A single region of the Brassica rapa cultivar Chiifu-401-42 chromosome A03, CAAS_Brap_v3.01, whole genome shotgun sequence genome encodes:
- the LOC103841107 gene encoding uncharacterized protein LOC103841107, with protein MASEKFCPHLPTIIQGKHIEALYELWGIDYAVEIEAPNDDETLETVRPGYCGAYMLHFEDGGLSFPLPCFLLEALAELGMAFAQMATNFFCYFLASWIRAREEGLEFGLEELEQLFAIKRNNGFPGTMILAPRPGHSIIDGIPNRDDRWREKFFVFKINPASVGDFDFWRIPREWSDKIEPFGHAPMTPELRWLIATLRRGAREKEVLPDCPDESSEVGSLERAQKARRGPTLRSRLQAQSPGLLARHVSIAVPVGGVRKATNASTGSVGDRALDADVDSSTHRHRHQRRALEEINYVSFNSPCSGLPPPLRASAEGTSQVDPSAHLPDVQDTTSWRFLYNNKVPILENPESLALIWRKIREKGCELPSMGDMPERYAYIRMAVANAKVIYPAIASDVLLWRRAMKYAAFMERQLADFPSKEEVGGHLLTIQQLRGEFEAVRVTEKQREVEFAVLKGKLAATEVEKVAV; from the exons ATGGCATCTGAGAAATTCTGTCCTCATCTCCCGACAATCATCCAGGGAAAACACATTGAGGCCCTTTACGAACTCTGGGGAATTGATTATGCCGTCGAGATCGAAGCTCCCAACGATGATGAAACTCTGGAGACTGTTAGGCCGGGGTACTGTGGGGCCTACATGTTGCATTTCGAAGATGGAGGCTTGTCGTTTCCTCTTCCTTGCTTTCTTCTTGAGGCGCTTGCGGAGCTTGGGATGGCTTTTGCCCAGATGGCGACTAATTTCTTTTGCTACTTCTTAGCTTCGTGGATCCGAGCTAGGGAGGAAGGTCTCGAGTTTGGCCTCGAGGAGTTAGAGCAACTGTTTGCTATTAAGAGGAACAATGGCTTTCCCGGTACCATGATTCTCGCTCCTCGACCCGGCCATTCTATCATAGATGGTATCCCTAACAGGGATGACCGGTGGAGGGAGAAGTTTTTCGTTTTCAAGATTAACCCGGCGTCAGTCGGTGATTTCGATTTCTGGAGGATCCCTAGGGAGTGGTCCGACAAGattg AGCCCTTTGGTCATGCGCCTATGACTCCCGAGCTTCGTTGGTTGATCGCCACTCTGCGGCGAG GAGCGAGGGAGAAGGAGGTGTTACCCGACTGTCCTGACGAGTCTTCTGAAGTTGGGTCGTTGGAACGAGCTCAAAAAGCTCGACGTGGACCAACTCTTAGATCGAGGTTGCAGGCTCAGTCTCCTGGTCTTTTGGCTAGGCATGTGTCGATCGCCGTTCCCGTGGGTGGGGTTCGTAAGGCGACGAATGCTTCAACTGGTTCTGTTGGTGATCGAGCCCTTGATGCCGACGTCGATTCATCGACTCACCGTCACCGACACCAACGTCGAGCCCTAGAAGAAATCAATTATGTGAGTTTTAATTCCCCGTGCTCGGGGCTTCCTCCACCGTTGCGAGCTTCTGCTGAAGGTACTTCTCAGGTCGATCCGAGCGCTCATCTTCCAGATGTGCAGGATACCACCTCGTGGAGGTTTTTGTACAACAACAAGGTACCAATCCTTGAGAACCCCGAGAGTCTCGCTTTGATCTGGCGCAAGATCAGAGAGAAGGGATGCGAGCTTCCTTCTATGGGTGACATGCCTGAACGTTATGCTTATATTCGGATGGCGGTCGCGAATGCTAAGGTAATCTATCCCGCAATTGCTTCTGATGTTCT GCTATGGAGGCGAGCAATGAAATACGCTGCTTTTATGGAGAGGCAGTTGGCTGACTTTCCGAGTAAGGAGGAGGTAGGAGGTCATCTTCTCACGATTCAACAACTCCGAGGTGAGTTTGAGGCCGTTCGAGTGACGGAGAAGCAACGTGAGGTCGAGTTTGCGGTATTGAAGGGGAAGTTGGCTGCTACTGAGGTGGAGAAGGTTGCTGTCTAG